The Populus nigra chromosome 4, ddPopNigr1.1, whole genome shotgun sequence genome contains the following window.
ACTAAAACTGAAACTAATCATAATCATGATATTAAATGTTTAGATGTTTGGATAATGGACATATAGTTTCACAATGTTCAAATAAAAGAGTCATGATtataaaagaacataaaaagattaaattcaaaaatgaCAAGTCCAAAAATGTTGAGATGCCACCACTTAAGGTTTGTAGTGATGTTGAGTATTCAGTTGATGACGATGCTTTAATTAATggttaaaaatcatttaatattaatgatgatgatgtagaGTGACAAAGAGATAACGTATTCCATACTAGATTTCATATAAGTAACAAAACATGCAATATAATTACTGATAATGAGAATTGTGCTAATGTTGTTAATGCTATACTTGTTAGAAAATTgagtgaaaaatattattaagcaTGAAATACCTTATAGACTTTAATTGCTGGATGAATATGGTGAAGTAAGAGTTATCAAAcatgttttgatttcttttctattggAAAGAataaggataatattttttgtgatgtggttattatgcatgctacATATCTGTTGTTGGGGTATTCTTGACAATTTAATAGGAAAACAAGGCATAATagggttaaaaatatatatatttccttgaaaaggaaaggaagatgTTTGCGCTTGTATTATTGTTACTTAGACATGTTTATAAAGATtaattgaagttgaaaaaaaatataaaactaaaagttCAGAATAAccataatgaataaaattatgaagataaaatgtattttttcaaagactttttattcatgtagttttttttgttagaaagtaTAAGGATAATGCTTTTCTGTGATGTAGTTCTTATGCATGTTGCATATCTATTGTTGGGGTATCCTTGACAATTTGACGAGAAGATAGGGCATGATGAGTTTAAGAACATATacttcttttaaaagaaaaggaagatttTTGTGCTTGTACTATTGTTACCCAAACACGTTTATAAAGATtaattgaagttgaaaaaaagataaaactgaAAGTTCAGAACAAtcataatgaataaaattatggagaaaaaatatatttggtaattttttttttattcatgtaattttttgttcattttttttatataaaaaacatagttCATAAAAGGTcaccataattaaaaaaaaggtattggagataattaaaatgaattgaacTTCAAGAATATTAATGactacaaacattaaaaaaaaattcatagcaGGTTCACATGTAATAATCAAAGAAAATGTTGCCAACATTTATGTCAttataattagttttgattaaactttaaaaaagtaaaaaaaaaatcatgaagaattgtaaaaaataacacttgctaatattataaaaaatagtataatttattcggaaaaaagcaaaattaaacagtatttaatggaataatacactaaatataaattttaattattttattttaaaggatttaagtttaaattcaagaaaaaagtaaaacaaaacgGAACCTGAAAACCCATCATGGGTTGATACTGGGCCTCGAAAGCAGACTTGAAAATTGGATTGGGTCCAAACCTGGATTTATAAGATATAAGATCAGGAACTCGCCATGCAGGAATCCGACTAGAAAGCAAAGAATGagatttatctataaaaaatttacttcaCAGGAAAGGAATGAGTCCCTCTTATGCCCACTTGCCCACCCTCCGAGCAAGAAGACGCgtccttcctctctttttttttttcctttttttttttaagtggttaAGAATATAACAGTGGTTGTTTTCAGGTGGCTGAgaatatttgtaatttaaaatgtttttttaaaaatatattaaaataatatattttttaatttttaaaaattatttttaataataaaacgcATGGTTGAATCTTTGACCTGGAAGGGTTGTACCTGTACAGTTGTACCTAGCTGAGATAAACTACATCAGCCACAATCAATAAAGTGAaggcacttgagggcctagccgctgtggtcaatcgtgtgacttgttccgcccccgtcccgggttcgaccctctatgtgcacgcctgtcacccccgcggtgccttacctgctcctgggcttgcaggatgtccagcgggccgtggggaatagtcgtggtgcgcgtaagctggcccggacaccccacgtaaatcaaaaaaaaaaaaaataaataaagtgaaGGCAGTTGGCTGATTTCTGCTCTAACCGTcacttcaataaacataatcaaCAGGCAAATCATTCGCATTTTCTATGGCTGAATGACAAAATTAATACGCAACCTTCAGGCTAATGACTTCATGATTAGAATTAATTATCTGCTTGCCTCGGAGTTTTGATGCATGAGGttcaagaccaaaaaaaaaaaaaatagtttatttaattatactctTTTCAAGGTTTCTGGGTGACGGCTTTGCGAGGATTCCCTGGTTTCATCCAAGAACAAGCCGCAATCATCGTTACTCTAGCATTCATTGGATAATCACAGGCTATATTCTTAGGCATTCTGGAATTGTTTATATTGACTGGTTAAAGTATAAATTCAACTCttgttttttacaatataattaACGTTGTAACCGAAGGGAAGGGAATCGTTCGTTGCCACGTAGAATACATCCGTGCTTGGCACTAGATAGAATGAAAGGTTTTTTCaaggcaatatatatatatacacactgaAGGactttttcaatgtattttttgacATGAAGAAATCagctataaattaaaattttgatgtatatttttaattgaataaattgaaaattatttgtgtcaataaaaaatataaaaaattgttaactacaactaaaattaaaattgaaaaataatgagatagatgtagataaaaaaaattgatctcgCAACATGAGCCATGTACCcgattgtatttaataattttattttttgaaactaatattttatttaataaatgataaaaaaaacatgcttaattattttgtaataataaatgtaaaaaaagttGTAAACAATAACTAAACACTAAATTGATAAGTTAAGAGATAGAAGGATGTCAAGATATATGATCTCGCAATATGAACCATGAACTCGGTTGTGTTCactaatttcttttcttgaaataaattttttattgaatctaataattataaaaaaacaaaaaaaaaacaggtaatatctacttttttaatgtaaaaaaaaatccaagaaaaaaatgtaataatgattaaaaaatcaaacattgaacaattttttatatatatataaacatattaatacggtaatatattatattgacATGACGTTTCCtattttatctaaattaatgggaaattaaataatgtaatttattCTCGTGAATTATATCGTTTAATATATTCTATTAGTCTTCGCCGTTATCATGTTATGGCGACGGCTACCATCTGTCCATTACAACTACTATTTGTTACCAAGAGAGTAACAACTACCGTACATTTGatattacttttataatttattattgtataaCCATCATTATTGCTACCTCAATTTATGTTGTTGCCATGGTGCTATCACTTCATCATCGATCGTGGATTAAattatgtaaatattattattctttatatttctATATCCAATAgtgtattaatatattttttaaattaagttcgTATAATTGTTTTCACActcatatgttaaaaaataaataattttcaaaaaaataataaactagcAGGATAAAacagttttttcattttctaaaaacaacaaataaaaaacatgaaatggcACTAGATGGGTCCTTAACTATgctatgtgttttttattatattattattattattagaatattggttagaattatttttcaaccaaCCAACTTACTTCTCAATCAAAATAGTTATGTTGTAGAATTATGAGGCCATGGTTTCCAACATGGGACACCGTACACTGCTAGCTTCTTTCCGACGAGAGGTTCTGCTTCTAGAAAATTGCATGCGTTTGTGTTGAttacaatattgtttttgaatttgaatgaaCTGATACGGCCTCGTGTCATGTTTAGTTATCAATCACGCAAAAGGATGCTTTGAATATCCAAATCTTGGAGTTAATCAGGAGCaaaaaatgttcaaaaaaaagagaaagaaagaaaagaaaagtaatcaACGGCCAAGTTACTTAAAAAGGAGTTGCAACGAAAGCAACCCTTTCCCAGGTCAAACCTTATCCAGACCTCTTGCTAAAGGAAAGGGATGTCTAAGTATACATGCTACCGGCTTTTGTTTCCCGTctactttattattttgaagacCAAGTTTGTAACACGTCAGTAGCGCTGCCCTTTTGTTTCCCGGCGTTGAGATTCAGAATAGTCTAAAAAGGACAGTCCTAAATAATTATATACACTGTGTTTTGATCTTCTACCTAGACATTCTAGTGGCTGATCCTGTTTGTTTTTCCAATACTCGTAAGGTACgtattctttaaaaaacacgATCTCTCTTTCAAGTTCTTTCACTGATAATCGGAGGTTACTCGTGGAGATGCAGGGCACCTTCCTAGTTCCACTTTCGTATCTGATCCGCCGTGGATCGATATCGGTGGTCATAGTTTGGTATGTACTTTGTGTATTCCCCGATGATAAACGGCGCCGAAACCCCGACATGTGCTGAAGCAGGACAGCATGGAGAGGAAATGTGCTGCCGCCGGGATTTAGACATGCAATTGAAGATATAGTGGCTAGCTAGCCATGCAATAATCGCAAACGTATAATTCGATCCTGCAACGCCAATATCGAAACTTCCAAGTTGCAAAGAAAATAGTTTAGTTAAATTtgctattatattttaagttcaattcttaatataatattacTATAAACTTAATTACGTTctaagtataaaataatttttaatcaccGGATATTGTTATACAAGTAGATGAAAATGCTctcaattaaaaactcaaacaaatctgatttaaaaaaaacatgaagaaaactCCATTTAACAACCACGTAcgtgacacttttttttttttactcatatttaattaatcaatttgaaGTTTTATGCGAATATACtttcttcaatttaaatataaatataaatattaactaAAATGATGGATTGAGAAGATCATCTAAACTAATAACAACAAGTTAAGAGTAATCAGActggtaaaataaattaaaaattgtttctAAAATACAATGATAAACTGAATTATTTTCAGGTTTCAGAATGAAAGCCAGCAAAGTAGAGTGGATGATAATTAGGATAGTACTAGCTAGTGCGCACCAAGAATGGATACTTGCCATCATGCAGGGCACAATAATACACGGAGGGTCCTGAGTTTGGACCTTATCAAAGACATAATAAAACTTAAGGCCCACGCCAAGCCCATCATCAAAAAGCCTGTTTGCAATTCAAAATTAAGGCACGCATGGAAAGGAAAAGCTTACTCAGACGCTTTTCAGGAGCGCGTGCTTTTCCTTACAAACCGACAAGCAGCCGTGTGATACAAGCCCGAGATGATTTCTCACCTGGATCGTGCGCGCATGGGAGGAGGACACCTAGACTGACTGATTTACTTGACGCACGCGCCACTGCGATCGAGCGTGTGTACTCCACAATTCAGAAATACATCCTCGCATTGAAGAATTCTTCCATTTCCAATTGACAAGTCACCCAATCATTAATTGCAAAAGTAAGAGACGGTAACAAAATTTTGAAGGCAACTGGCACTACTTATTATATatgtgagtggataattttgaTTGCAAACAAGGCAGCAAATCTTgaattgtgataataatttaaACGCTACCCTGACCAAGTAAAGAGTTGAGAACAGTCAGCGCACCTTGGATTTATAGTAAAAGAATTCCCAAAATCCAATCCCTCAGAGTAATTGCCTCATTTATAGCAGCAAATTACAGCCTCATGCCTGTATTTTGTGCCTTACCTTGCTGTTTTGGAAACTACGACACCGTTTGTCCATAGCCAGATCTTGGTCTTGCATTATAGCCAGGGTGTCTTCCATATTCGAActttaacacaaaataaaatacccCTCCCTCTTCTCTCTCACAGTATTATTGTATGgattcttgatttttctctctccaAATTTAATTTAGATACCAAGAACTTTAAAGCTCAAACCCACAAATGCTTCCACTCTTTTCCACCCACCTTATATAGTCTCTTGTACACCAACTATGATGCctcatctttctctctctaagccTCACAACAAGACAAACCTTTCGCTTTGGTTTCCTCATCAGATCTCTTTATCTTACAGTACAGACACCACCctacatgtataaaaaaaaccctccgCACACAAAATGCCACCGCTGaccgccaccgccaccaccACCGCCACGTGAACATTCTTCACCCACAAACAAAACAACCCATAGCACGTGTACTCTCTTGTTGTTAGTTTTACTAGATGAGGTGCAAAAAACACCCGGGCGACCTCAGCAGCGGCGTGGGCGTATGCGCCTCTTGTCTCCGAGAACGCTTATTTGCATTAATCGCCGCTCAGGCTCAaatacagcagcagcagcaaataGCACAATTCGCAAAGGCACATAACCATCACCATTCACGCGCCGCTGCGGTAGTAGATGAAAGCCGTAAATCAGATTCTAACTCTCAATATCTACAACAACCACCTCCACCTCTGATATTTCCTCGTTCTGTCTCTCCTTACGTTGCTCGCCGTAAATCCGACGACTCCTCCTCCTGGTCCAACCACAACCACCACCATAACCTCCGTTTCTACAGCACTCCTCAGCTGGGCCCTACCTACACCACCCCTTCCTCAACCACAACAACCGCGGCGTACAAGAAGCAAAGCCAAAAATTCTcgcttttttctaatttattcaGGTCCAGATCCGACAAATTCAAAACAGACTCGACTGGCCGCCGTGATTCTATTGAGCCACCATCTTCCTCTTCGCCTTCCTGGTTCTCGATGGTCTTCTCCGGTCGTCGGAGAAAGCAATCAAGGCAATTGCCCGTGGAATATTCCGGCACGGTTAGCGGAGAGCCTCGCCAGAGGTTGGATCGAGGAATGTCGCCAGCGAGAGGTGCGGATTCCGACAAGGATTGCGAGAATTGCGACCGGTCACCGTCAGGGAGCGGCTGCTCGTCAGAGTCGTCGCCGGGGTGGAAAAAGACACCAGTAGCGTCGGGTGTGATGCGGCGGGGGAAGGCGGGACACCCTAGAAACGTGACTGGATTGGCGTTTTGTTTGAGTCCTCTTGTCAGGGCGAGCCCTAAACGGAACTGGAACCAGAAGGGAGGATTGCCGCCTGAATTGGGATATTCTGGTGAGGTTAGGGCTCCTGTGAGGCCGCATCTGTCCACCGCGGCGTCGTTTTGCGCGAACCGATCGAGGAAGCTTGCGGATTTTGGTAGAGTCAATCATAACCATTGAGAGCGATGACTCGTTCGCCCGATTGATTTGACCAGAGTggtgatttattttgaattacgGTTTTGCCCCCTCCAAATTTGcagtttatatatatgattCTGCGTTTGCTCTCTTTTGTATGATTGACAAGTTAAATTATAGTGTAGGGGGGAAgggaaaaacacaaaagaaaaaggggaaaaatataaaaaatatatttggttcttCGCATACATTACTGATgcttattattatcataaacaaaaattatttttttgttgtacagtttgtgaatttattttaatgggtGTATAGAACATAGTGAAATTAGACACATTCTTCTTTATTGGCTTTCTCACTTGATGATCTTTTTTGTGGATTATGATTATACTTGGTGGAGTATGAATTTCTCCTCGCTCTCGTTTTTTGTGGACATGATTGTTCTGTTTGGATGTGATCACTTTGGTGCACCTGGATTGTGATGAAGCTGGGGATGATATTTATGTCTCTTGTAAGCGTTGCTAATACAACACATCGTTGACGTAATTTCCTTGTTTTCCCTCCTTTGATAAAGTgattgtttggcagtgtggggTTGTTTGGCAGTGTCGCTacgagtgttttttaaaataatttttcttgttaaaatatatattaatgatatttttttattttttaaaaattatttttgatattagcacatcaaaacgattcaaaacatataaattatattaaaatttagtaaaaaaaaatttaaattttttaagaacgcGAGTTGAATTGCATttccaaatatgtttttaaaccGCGTTTTCAGACATGTTTTTATATAGCTGGAGTAGAATTTTCATTGTGGAGTTCTTTGGGTTGATAAAACgtttattcttaaaataaataaataaggcaattgtatttttaaaaaactaatatatatatatatatatatatatatatatatagtctttttgattattgattttatgttttaaaacttatttttaatatcaatatattaaaatgatataaaaatatttaaaatttaaaaatttaatatataaaaataaaaaatattttttaaaaaactattttttttaaaaaaaaacagtgatttCATCCCAAACTGGCGAACAATTTTCTGACCATTTATGAGACATGATGCTTAGTGCTTCAAGAACTT
Protein-coding sequences here:
- the LOC133690762 gene encoding uncharacterized protein LOC133690762; amino-acid sequence: MRCKKHPGDLSSGVGVCASCLRERLFALIAAQAQIQQQQQIAQFAKAHNHHHSRAAAVVDESRKSDSNSQYLQQPPPPLIFPRSVSPYVARRKSDDSSSWSNHNHHHNLRFYSTPQLGPTYTTPSSTTTTAAYKKQSQKFSLFSNLFRSRSDKFKTDSTGRRDSIEPPSSSSPSWFSMVFSGRRRKQSRQLPVEYSGTVSGEPRQRLDRGMSPARGADSDKDCENCDRSPSGSGCSSESSPGWKKTPVASGVMRRGKAGHPRNVTGLAFCLSPLVRASPKRNWNQKGGLPPELGYSGEVRAPVRPHLSTAASFCANRSRKLADFGRVNHNH